The following proteins come from a genomic window of Cronobacter muytjensii ATCC 51329:
- the envR gene encoding acrEF/envCD operon transcriptional regulator, whose translation MARKTKQEALKTRQQLIDAAIYTFAERGVAHTTLSDIARAAQVTRGAVYWHFTSKAELFNEIWQQQLPVRDIIRPQLPAQAWGDPLLLLRETFIAVLQYIASTPRQRALLQILYRKCEFDEEMMSEAEIRERIGFSRHYVGGLLRQGIAENAISGSLDVDIMLTILHGCLSGILKNWLFQPEACDLFRLAPVLVDNMLRMLPRPDNNNQSVLLAQ comes from the coding sequence ATGGCCCGGAAAACCAAACAGGAGGCGCTGAAAACGCGCCAGCAGTTAATCGACGCCGCTATCTATACATTTGCCGAGCGTGGCGTGGCGCATACCACGCTCTCTGATATCGCGCGCGCCGCGCAAGTGACTCGTGGCGCTGTCTACTGGCATTTCACTAGTAAAGCGGAGCTGTTTAATGAAATCTGGCAGCAGCAATTACCGGTGAGAGATATCATTCGCCCGCAACTGCCGGCGCAGGCGTGGGGCGACCCGTTACTTTTATTACGGGAAACGTTTATCGCCGTGCTGCAATATATCGCCAGCACGCCGCGCCAGCGGGCGCTATTACAGATTCTGTATCGTAAATGCGAATTTGATGAGGAGATGATGTCAGAGGCTGAGATTCGTGAGCGAATTGGATTTAGCCGGCATTATGTGGGGGGGTTACTGCGACAGGGCATCGCGGAAAATGCGATTTCGGGATCGCTTGATGTCGATATTATGTTAACGATTTTACACGGCTGCCTGAGTGGTATTCTTAAAAACTGGTTATTTCAGCCGGAGGCGTGCGATCTTTTCAGATTAGCGCCTGTGCTGGTGGACAATATGCTTCGGATGCTGCCACGCCCGGATAATAACAACCAGTCGGTATTACTGGCGCAATAA
- a CDS encoding efflux RND transporter periplasmic adaptor subunit, producing the protein MTNYARLLLMPLGLYLCASGMTGCDNQTANVPAASAPQVTVHVVQPTSVEVVTELPGRTRAFRIAQVRPQVSGIILKRNFTEGADVQAGESLYQIDPAMYQAAWQNAQGSLAKAQAAAEMARLTVRRYAALTGTQYISKQEYDEAVANAHQADASVAAAKAALESARINLAWTKVTSPISGRIGKSSVTEGALVTSSQANELATVQQLDPIYVDVTQSSTDFLHLKHAMAQGQVEKESGAGNVELVMENGDTYPLKGKLQFSDVTVDESTGSITLRAIFPNPQHFLLPGMFVRARIHEGMQPDAILVPQQGVTRTPRGEAMVMVVNEKNQVENRSVTTGQAIKTNWLVTQGLKTGEKVIVSGLQKAHPGAVVTPVTAPAK; encoded by the coding sequence ATGACCAATTATGCCAGGCTTCTGCTTATGCCCCTTGGCCTGTACCTCTGTGCGTCAGGGATGACAGGTTGTGATAATCAAACCGCTAATGTCCCTGCTGCCTCAGCGCCGCAGGTGACGGTACATGTCGTGCAGCCTACGTCTGTTGAGGTGGTCACCGAACTGCCGGGCCGCACCCGCGCTTTTCGCATCGCCCAGGTGCGCCCGCAAGTCAGCGGCATCATCCTTAAGCGAAACTTCACCGAGGGCGCAGACGTGCAGGCTGGCGAGTCGCTCTACCAGATAGATCCGGCGATGTACCAGGCTGCGTGGCAGAACGCCCAGGGCAGCCTCGCCAAAGCGCAGGCCGCAGCCGAGATGGCGCGGCTGACGGTGCGTCGCTACGCGGCGCTTACAGGAACGCAGTACATCAGTAAGCAAGAATATGACGAAGCGGTAGCGAATGCCCATCAGGCCGACGCGAGCGTCGCGGCGGCAAAGGCCGCACTGGAGAGCGCCCGCATTAACCTCGCATGGACGAAAGTCACTTCGCCGATTAGCGGACGCATCGGAAAATCCAGCGTTACCGAAGGCGCGCTGGTCACCAGCAGCCAGGCGAATGAACTGGCGACAGTGCAGCAGCTCGATCCTATCTATGTGGATGTTACCCAGTCCAGCACCGATTTTCTGCATCTGAAACACGCGATGGCGCAAGGGCAGGTTGAAAAAGAGAGCGGCGCCGGCAACGTCGAACTGGTGATGGAGAACGGCGACACCTATCCGCTGAAAGGCAAACTGCAATTCTCCGATGTCACCGTGGATGAGAGCACCGGCTCAATCACGCTGCGCGCGATTTTCCCTAATCCGCAACATTTCCTGCTGCCAGGAATGTTTGTTCGCGCCCGCATTCATGAAGGTATGCAGCCTGACGCGATCCTCGTGCCGCAGCAGGGCGTCACGCGTACGCCGCGCGGCGAGGCAATGGTGATGGTGGTGAATGAGAAAAACCAGGTGGAAAACCGCAGCGTCACTACCGGCCAGGCCATCAAAACGAACTGGCTGGTCACTCAGGGGCTGAAAACCGGCGAGAAAGTTATCGTCAGCGGATTGCAGAAAGCGCATCCGGGCGCCGTCGTCACGCCCGTTACCGCGCCTGCGAAATAA
- a CDS encoding putative bifunctional diguanylate cyclase/phosphodiesterase, with the protein MLVSHYDNILVVTSFIVAILASSTALNMAGRVTTSSGYVARVWLVGGSVAMGIGIWAMHFIGMLAMSLPVTLSYDPLITAVSLLIAIGSSLFALQLVCGADLNISRLIPGSLVLGCGIAAMHYTGMAALLVEPGIVWSWGWVALSVIIALLASAAALWLTFRLRQDVGRVALMRAGAAIIMGIAIAGMHYTGMLAANFPGHTHATHMGVNTRWLALVVTLVTLAILGITLLVSMFDARLQARTSLLASSLAEANKELAQLALQDTLTRLPNRILLEDRLDQAIHKADREGSRFALMFMDLDGFKAVNDAYGHNTGDRLLVAVTERLKELLKGQFTLARIGGDEFVLLAETDQPNDAAALANALVRAIDSPFAIEPYELVVTLSVGIAFYPHDGKNGRELMFNADAAMYHTKHIGRNGYSFFQPSMNTQAQTQLQLMNDLWMARERKELRLMYQPKFQAPSGPVVGFEALLRWQHPQYGLLSPDAFLPLAEKTGMIISIGEWVLDEACRQLNEWHQAGHRHWSVAVNLSTMQFEQPDLVEMVMGCLERHQIAPDKLILEVTETTAMSNPDESVRLLTRLTELGVKASIDDFGTGYSSLLYLKRLPASELKIDRAFVNELRAEGEDATIVSAIVALAKTLNLRVVAEGVETVEQQQFLTELGCNTLQGYLLGRPLAPDVITREGNNLEHPQTTPVAEKREPV; encoded by the coding sequence ATGCTGGTTAGTCATTACGACAATATCCTTGTTGTGACCTCGTTTATTGTGGCCATTCTGGCTTCAAGCACCGCGCTGAATATGGCCGGTCGCGTAACCACCAGCAGCGGCTATGTGGCGCGCGTCTGGCTGGTTGGCGGCAGCGTCGCAATGGGGATTGGCATCTGGGCCATGCATTTTATCGGCATGCTGGCGATGAGCCTGCCGGTGACGCTGAGCTATGATCCTCTCATCACAGCGGTATCGCTGTTAATCGCCATCGGCTCGTCGCTGTTTGCTCTGCAACTGGTCTGCGGCGCGGATTTAAACATCTCGCGCCTTATTCCCGGCTCGCTGGTGCTGGGCTGCGGGATTGCAGCTATGCACTACACCGGTATGGCCGCACTGCTGGTAGAGCCCGGTATCGTCTGGTCCTGGGGATGGGTGGCGCTGTCGGTCATTATTGCCCTGCTGGCCTCCGCCGCTGCGCTGTGGCTTACCTTTCGGCTGCGCCAGGATGTCGGGCGCGTGGCGTTGATGCGCGCCGGCGCCGCCATCATTATGGGGATAGCCATCGCAGGTATGCACTATACCGGCATGCTGGCGGCGAATTTTCCGGGGCATACGCACGCCACACACATGGGTGTGAATACCCGCTGGCTGGCGCTGGTCGTGACGCTGGTGACGCTCGCCATTCTTGGCATTACGCTGCTGGTCTCGATGTTTGACGCACGCCTGCAGGCGCGCACCTCGCTGCTTGCCTCCTCACTTGCCGAAGCGAACAAAGAGCTGGCCCAGCTGGCGCTACAGGATACCCTGACCCGCCTGCCAAACCGCATTTTGCTGGAAGATCGTCTCGATCAGGCGATTCACAAAGCCGATCGCGAAGGGAGCCGTTTCGCACTGATGTTTATGGATCTTGACGGCTTCAAAGCGGTGAATGACGCCTACGGGCATAACACTGGCGACCGGCTGCTGGTTGCCGTCACCGAGCGCCTCAAAGAACTACTGAAAGGGCAGTTTACGCTGGCGCGCATCGGTGGGGATGAGTTCGTGCTGCTGGCAGAAACCGACCAGCCTAACGACGCGGCGGCGCTTGCTAACGCGCTGGTGCGCGCGATCGACAGCCCGTTTGCTATTGAGCCTTATGAACTGGTGGTGACGCTCAGCGTCGGGATCGCCTTCTATCCTCACGACGGCAAAAACGGTCGCGAGCTGATGTTCAATGCTGATGCCGCGATGTACCACACCAAGCATATTGGCCGTAACGGCTACAGCTTTTTCCAGCCGTCGATGAATACCCAGGCGCAGACCCAGCTTCAGCTGATGAACGATCTATGGATGGCGCGCGAGCGCAAAGAACTCCGCCTGATGTATCAGCCAAAATTCCAGGCGCCTTCCGGGCCGGTGGTCGGTTTCGAGGCGCTACTGCGCTGGCAGCACCCGCAGTACGGGCTGCTTTCCCCTGACGCCTTCCTGCCGCTCGCGGAAAAAACCGGGATGATTATCAGCATCGGCGAATGGGTGCTGGACGAAGCCTGCCGCCAGTTAAACGAATGGCACCAGGCGGGCCATCGCCACTGGTCGGTCGCGGTGAATCTTTCCACCATGCAATTCGAACAGCCGGATCTGGTGGAAATGGTGATGGGCTGTCTCGAACGCCACCAGATAGCGCCTGATAAGCTGATTCTGGAAGTGACTGAAACCACGGCCATGAGCAACCCGGATGAGAGCGTGCGCCTGCTTACCCGCCTCACTGAGCTGGGGGTGAAGGCCTCGATTGATGATTTCGGCACCGGTTATTCGAGCCTGCTTTACCTGAAGCGGTTGCCCGCCAGCGAGCTGAAAATCGACCGCGCGTTTGTGAATGAACTACGTGCCGAGGGCGAAGACGCGACCATCGTATCAGCTATCGTCGCGCTGGCGAAAACCCTTAATCTGCGCGTCGTCGCCGAAGGCGTGGAAACGGTAGAACAGCAGCAGTTCCTGACCGAACTGGGCTGCAATACGCTACAGGGTTATCTGCTTGGCAGACCGCTGGCACCGGACGTTATCACCCGCGAAGGCAATAATCTGGAACACCCGCAGACGACGCCCGTAGCGGAAAAACGCGAGCCGGTCTGA